The following nucleotide sequence is from Myxococcus guangdongensis.
ACGGGGCAGCCGCGTGTAGCGCGTCTGCGCGGGGGCCGCCTCGCCGCCATGCCACAGCACGGCCTCCTCGAGGTTCCGCGCACGCCCGTCATGCAGGAAGCGCGTGTGGCCGTTCACCGTCGCCGTCAGGCCGATGCCCCACAGGGGCGGCGTGCGCCACTCCTGGCCGGTGGCGAGGCCGTCTGGCCGTCCATCCGCCAGCGCCTCGCCCATGTCGTGCAGCAGCAGGTCCGAGTACGGGTAGATGACCTGCCGCGACAGCTCCGGGAAGCCCGGCACGTCCCCCGTCTCCATCGCCGTGTCGACATGACACGCGGCACACCCGATGGCGCGGAACACCGCCTTGCCGCGCAGCACCGCGGGCGCATCCCAGTCCCGGCGCTTCGGCACCGCGAGCAGGCGCGTGTAGAACACCAACTGCTCCAGGTCATAGGCCTTCACGTCGACGGCATCCGGCGCCGCCCCGGGCTCTGCCTCCTGCGCGCGCGGATAGAGCTCGTTCGTCAGCCCCATGTCCGCCACCAACGCGTGTGTCACCTGCTGGAGCAGGGTGGGCTGATTCGCCTTCCACCCGAACCGCCCCAGGCGCGTGCCGCGCGTCTTCACATCCTCGACCCGGTTGGCGCGTCCGGAGATGCCATCCTGGTCGCGGTCCTCGGCGTCCTCCCGGGCCAACAGCGTCGCCTCGGGGATGGCCTCCAGGAGCCCCAGTCCGAAGTTCGCCGGCGCCACGCGAGGTGAGAAGGGCGTGCCTTCGCCGAGCGGCCCGTGGGCCAGGTGCTCGAACTGATAGACGGGGCGCGCGAGCACGTAGGGCTCGCCGGAGGAGAAGCGGCCGGAGAGCTCCTCGTGGCGCACCACCACGGTGCCCTCGCCCCGCAGCCCACCGAGCCGGTGCAGGTCGAGCTGCTCCCCATACACGGGATGTGGCCCCGGCCCATGGGGCGAGCCCAACTGGAACGCGATGGAGACGACGGGCTCGGAAGGGGACTCGGGGGGACGTCCGCGCCCGTCCTTCACGTGACACGTCATGCAGGAGTTGGCGCTGAAGAGCGGGCCCAGCCCGGGGCCGTGCGCGGGGTCGCTCCAGTCGCGGTCGAACACCCGCTTTCCGATGTGGAACTGCGGCCAGCGCGAGCGGTCCAGGTTCGGCGGCGAGCGACCGAAGGCGTTGCGCCCCGTGTCCTTCACCGTCGCGTCACCGCCGGACAGCTCCTCGCCGGGCACCGACAGGAGCGGCAGCTCGCCGAGCACGAGGGGAGGGGGCGGTGGAGGCCGGCCAGCCCGGGCCCACACGGCCGTGAGCACCATCGCTCCAAGGGGGATGCCCAGAAGGTACAGCCGCCGTCTCATCGCGCGCGCTCCAGGACCATCGATGAAGACGCCGGGCGGCGAAGGTGCTGCCACGCGCCGCCCGGCGCCAGACCCATGCCTTCACGGCATGGGACTCGGGACTACTTCGCGGCCGGGACGAACGACTCGCTCAGGATGCTGAGGCCCTTGCCCGTCGCCTTCACGTCCATGCCCGTGAAGCCGTTGTACGGGTAGTGGCCGTCGCCAATCTCCTCGACGAACTCGAAGGAGTCACCGGTGACCACCTTGCCGTCCGCCAGCGTCACGGAGAACGTGTTGCCCGGCGTGGTCATCTGCCAGCCGCAGGCGCCGACGTTGCTCGCGGCCGTGGCCTCGCCCGTCTTGGTCCAGATGATGTCCAGCTCGTAGAAGTCGGCGACCGCCACCAGCCAGCGGAAGAAGTCCCGCCAGTTGGTGAAGACGATCATCGCGTTCGGGGTGTGGGTGGACGTGCCCTGCAGCACACCGTCGCGGTAGATGTTCATGCGGAAGTTCGAGCCGCCCGGCGAACCGGTGAACGTCGGCGTCACGAAGGCCGAGTCCACGTCGCGGCCCGGCGTCACGCGCAGCGTGCTGACCACCTGGTCACCCGAGCGCGCCTCGAGCTGCAGCTGGCCGCTGGAGCCCAGCGCCACCGACGTCGTCTGCGACCACCGGGCCGCGCGGCCGAAGGTGCTCGACACGCCGTCCGTGCGCGCGCTGCGCAGGCCCGTCACGTTCAGGCCCTTGTCCGTCGCGGACAGCTGCGCATTGCCCAGCGCGCAGCTGGTGATTCCGTCGAAACGCGTCACGCACTGCGTCTTCGCACCGGCCTCCTGGGCGGCGACATCACCCTCGGTGGACGTGGGCTCCTCGCCCTGGCAGCCCGACAAAACACTCAGGAGCGCGGCCGCCATCAGACGGCTCATCATCTTCAGCTGCATGGAATGACCTACCTCTTCAATAGGGGGAAGGCGTTGCTCCGCCAGAGGCTTGCTGCATCCGGTGCCGGCCCTGCCCGAATGCCCACCATCCGGCGGCGCTCCAGTCCACTGCACCCCGCACGCCAACGGCCTCGGGCGTGTATCACCTCCTCTGTATCAGCAAGCCTTTGCACCGCTCGCGGCCCCCCGTCTGTAGCGCCCACCGTCACAGGCAACGGCGGCATGTATCGCGCCTTGCTACACGCCCACGACTCTCACCGGAGGAGGCATTCACCCAGGGTGATGCGCATTCGCTCCATGTCTGGTCATGCGAATGGCTCGCATTCCTAGAATGGCTGCCAGGGGCGTGGGCCCGGGTTCCCTGGACAGGACGCGTCATCGGGTTTAGTGCGCCCACCCAGTGAGGTCGTTCCAATCCGCCAGCATTCACTACCCAGATTTTATGCTGAGACTGGAAGTGCACCCTGGGTCAGGGCCGCCTGGACAGGAATAATGCGGAACCGGTATAAAACTGTCCGTCAGACTGGAGACACTGGTGATTCCGCCAACCTCATACAAGTCCTGACGCTCTGAGAAGGGGGCATTCTCTATGGCTCGTTCGTCGTGGTCCCGCGGAGTGAGTGGTTGGTTGAACCGCGGCCTTTTCTCGTCTGCTCTGGCGGTTTCCTTGTCGGCGTGTGAGCCGGCTGGACAGGTCGAGCCTCCCAAGCCCTCCCCCGCCGAGAATGAGGAAGTGGCGGTGGATGCGAAGGCCCTGCTGGACAGCATGGCCGTGTTCTCGTTGCGTCCGCTGTCTCATGAGCCGGTGCCGCAGCCCGTGGGCAGCCGCATCATCAACAAGGCCGCGGCCATCCGGCTGGGCAAGGCCTTCTTCTGGGACATCCAGTCGAGCGGTGACGGCGTGACGGCGTGCGCGAGCTGTCACTTCGCCGCCGGCGCGGACGACCGCAAGAACAACACCATCCACCCGGGCTTCGACAACACGTTCGACAGCATCTCGGGGCCCGGCCAGGACTTCACGCTGGCGAAGATCACCAGCGACGACCGCGTGGGCTCCATGGGCCCGTTCCGCGCCGCGTTCCTCGACCTGGACATGGCCAACCTGGACAACCCGGCGGACCAGTGCGTGGTGGTGCCGGCCGAGCCGTTCAACGAGTTCCAGTTGGTGGGCCCGCGCCACACGCCGACCGTGGTGGGCTCCGGCTTCTACCGCAACCAGTTCTGGGGCGGCGAGGCGAACGTCCTCTTCAACGGCGTGAACATCTGGGGTGACTCGGGCAACAACGGCCAGGGCTTCCTGGTGCGCATCGAGGGCGCCTCGCTGGCGTCGCAGGCCACCGGCCCGGTGGGGAACTTCAGCGAGCAGACCTGCTCGGGCCGTCAGATCCTCGGCCCCGACAGCCTGGGCACCAAGCTCATCCCGCGTCAGCCGCTGCGCCACCAGCGCGTGTCCATCAACGACAGCGTGCTGGGCGCCATGGCGAACCCGGACGGCCCGGGCCTGCTCTGCAACGGCGCGCCCTGCACGTACGACCGGATGATTCGCGACGCGTTCGGCGACGCGCTGGCGAACATCGGCGAGAACGCCTTCTCGCTCTTCTGGGGCGAGGCGCTCCAGGCCTACCAGGCCTCGCTCATCCCGGACCAGACGCCGTTCGACCGCTTCCTGGGTGGCAACCTCGCGGCGCTCACGCCCAAGCAGCTCAAGGGCCTGTCCGTGTTCGTGGGCAAGGGCGAGTGCATCAACTGCCACACCGGCGCCATGCTGACCGACGCCACGGTGTCCTGGTATGAGATCGCCGGCCCGCTCAACCGCGACGGCGGCGACACGGGCTTCCACAACATCGGCGTGCGTCCCACCGACGACGACCTGGCGCGCGGTGACCTGGGGGTCTTCGGCGGCGTGCCCAACTCCATCAGCCTCTCCTCGTTCGACATGGGCGCGTTCAAGACGCCCACCCTGCGCAACGTGGGCCTCAACCCGCCTTACTTCCACAACGGCGGCTACCCCACGCTCGAGGACGTGGTGGACTTCTACGAGCGCGGCGGTGACTTCGCCAACCCGGAGAAGTCGCTGGACATCGTCCCGCGCGTCTTCACCGCGAGCGAGCGCTCCGCGCTGGTGGACTTCCTTCGCAACGCCCTCACGGACTGCCGCGTCAAGACCTACCGCGCGCCGTTCGACCACCCGGAGCTGACGTTCCCCAACCGCGAGACGCTGCCCGTCACCGGCCGCTTCGGCATCGGCGCCTGCAACTGACGCAGGTCGCCGCGCTCGCAAGCACGCCAGGCCACCCACGGGAGACTCCTGTCCCCTGGGTGGCCTCGCCCTTTCTGGCACTCCCGGACGCAAGGTTTGCGCGGGAAGCCCTGGCTACCCGGCTGGAGCGCGGATGTCAGGGCTCATGTCAAAATGGGCGCTGTCTCGACTCCCGGGGCTCGCTTGATGCTCCGGGGGCCTCGTGGAAGAGTTCCTGACCTTTGCGTCAGGTCTGAACAACGGGTTTCTCCCCAGGAGCAGTCGCATGAGTCAGGAAGCCGTGCCCATCGACCCGCATGAGACGCTGTATCTGCCCATGCGGCGCCGGTTCATGAGTGAGTACGTGCAGACGGAGGAGGGCACGAACGAGCTGCGCATCTACTACGGGCTCAAGGAGATCAGCATCGAGGAGCCCGAGCTGTACGCCTTCGGCGAGAACCTGCTCAAGCAGGACAGCTTCATGGCGGGCATGGCCACGCGCTGGTCCACCGGTGAGCCGCTGCCGTGGGAGCGGGTGCAGGGGCTGCTCGCGCACCTGCTCTCGGAGAACATCCTGTCGCGCGAGGCGCCCAAGCTCGCCGCGGACACCGACTACCACAAGATGATCATGGCGGCGGAGGCCAAGCGCCCCGCGCCCGACTCCCCCATGTGGTGGAACCCCGACACCGAGGGCGTGCTCAAGCAGCTGGTGGGCCGGCCCATGGAGTTCGGCTTCCTGGAGGCGATGCTGCCGGTGCACCGCGCGGCGCACGCGGCGCTGGACGCCGAGGGCCGCCACATCGGTGAGAACAACGTCTTCCCGGACTCGATGCGCATGCGCATGGAGACCGAGTGGCGCATGTGCCCGTACCCGGGCAGCCGCTTCCGCGACGACGCGCTGATGAACGTCACGGCGCTCAAGTCCATGACCAAGGTCTGGAAGCCCGCGCTGCAGGCGATGCTCATCCTGCGCGACGAGTTCCTCAAGCGCTACCCACTGCTGCCGGACGGCCAGTGGCGCATCGGTGACTTGCACGCGTTCAGCTGCGCGGTGCTCGCGCTGCCGTCGATGATGCTGCTGCGCGGGGAGGACCCCGTCCCCAACGGGACGTTGGACCCGCTGCTGTCGTCGGTGTTCCGCGTCACCGACGGCGTGCGCATGGTGAGCATCTACCTGATGTTCCTGCCCGAGCAGCCCATGCCGTACGA
It contains:
- a CDS encoding di-heme oxidoreductase family protein; the encoded protein is MRRRLYLLGIPLGAMVLTAVWARAGRPPPPPPLVLGELPLLSVPGEELSGGDATVKDTGRNAFGRSPPNLDRSRWPQFHIGKRVFDRDWSDPAHGPGLGPLFSANSCMTCHVKDGRGRPPESPSEPVVSIAFQLGSPHGPGPHPVYGEQLDLHRLGGLRGEGTVVVRHEELSGRFSSGEPYVLARPVYQFEHLAHGPLGEGTPFSPRVAPANFGLGLLEAIPEATLLAREDAEDRDQDGISGRANRVEDVKTRGTRLGRFGWKANQPTLLQQVTHALVADMGLTNELYPRAQEAEPGAAPDAVDVKAYDLEQLVFYTRLLAVPKRRDWDAPAVLRGKAVFRAIGCAACHVDTAMETGDVPGFPELSRQVIYPYSDLLLHDMGEALADGRPDGLATGQEWRTPPLWGIGLTATVNGHTRFLHDGRARNLEEAVLWHGGEAAPAQTRYTRLPREDREALLAFLGSL
- a CDS encoding cytochrome-c peroxidase, whose protein sequence is MDAKALLDSMAVFSLRPLSHEPVPQPVGSRIINKAAAIRLGKAFFWDIQSSGDGVTACASCHFAAGADDRKNNTIHPGFDNTFDSISGPGQDFTLAKITSDDRVGSMGPFRAAFLDLDMANLDNPADQCVVVPAEPFNEFQLVGPRHTPTVVGSGFYRNQFWGGEANVLFNGVNIWGDSGNNGQGFLVRIEGASLASQATGPVGNFSEQTCSGRQILGPDSLGTKLIPRQPLRHQRVSINDSVLGAMANPDGPGLLCNGAPCTYDRMIRDAFGDALANIGENAFSLFWGEALQAYQASLIPDQTPFDRFLGGNLAALTPKQLKGLSVFVGKGECINCHTGAMLTDATVSWYEIAGPLNRDGGDTGFHNIGVRPTDDDLARGDLGVFGGVPNSISLSSFDMGAFKTPTLRNVGLNPPYFHNGGYPTLEDVVDFYERGGDFANPEKSLDIVPRVFTASERSALVDFLRNALTDCRVKTYRAPFDHPELTFPNRETLPVTGRFGIGACN